In one window of Duganella dendranthematis DNA:
- the gatC gene encoding Asp-tRNA(Asn)/Glu-tRNA(Gln) amidotransferase subunit GatC — MSLTLSDVTRIAKLAQLEMSEAQSATALEQLNGIFALAEQMQAVDTDGVAPLSHPLAAHMNNIALRLRDDVANEPNRRDAYQTVAPKTQDGLYLVPKVID, encoded by the coding sequence ATGTCCCTGACCCTATCCGACGTAACCCGCATTGCCAAACTGGCCCAACTTGAGATGAGCGAAGCGCAAAGCGCCACCGCGCTGGAGCAGCTGAACGGCATCTTTGCGCTGGCCGAACAGATGCAGGCGGTCGACACCGACGGCGTCGCGCCGCTGAGCCATCCGCTGGCCGCCCACATGAACAACATCGCGCTGCGCCTGCGCGACGACGTCGCCAACGAACCAAATCGCCGCGACGCCTATCAAACGGTCGCCCCCAAGACCCAGGACGGTTTGTACCTGGTGCCGAAAGTGATCGACTGA